In Chitinophaga nivalis, a single genomic region encodes these proteins:
- a CDS encoding ABC transporter ATP-binding protein, whose translation MNQDQFIPILEVDQLQVSYGPFQAVKQISFAVHAGEIFGLLGPNGAGKTSTLSAIEGLLAPQGGSVRVAGFDVRKQSLHARANMGVQLQATSFQPELTITEIIRLFAGIYGIALSDEAVQEKLESIHLGDAAGKKYGQLSGGQQQRVSLVIATIHDPQLVLLDEPTTGLDPQSRRQLWERMEAIREKGCSVLLTTHSMEEAEAVCDRIAIIDHGRVIAIDAPAALIAQHQHDPEVISVTRKGKVTLEDVFIGLTGRAVRS comes from the coding sequence ATGAACCAAGATCAATTTATCCCCATTCTGGAGGTAGACCAGCTACAAGTCTCTTATGGTCCGTTCCAGGCAGTAAAACAAATTTCTTTTGCCGTACATGCCGGTGAAATATTCGGCTTACTGGGGCCTAACGGCGCCGGCAAAACGAGTACGCTCAGCGCCATAGAAGGCTTGCTGGCACCGCAAGGTGGCAGCGTACGGGTAGCCGGCTTCGATGTACGTAAACAATCTTTGCACGCCCGCGCCAATATGGGCGTACAGTTACAGGCTACCAGCTTTCAGCCGGAACTGACCATCACAGAAATCATCCGCCTCTTTGCCGGTATCTATGGCATTGCGTTGAGCGACGAAGCTGTACAGGAAAAACTGGAGAGCATTCACCTGGGAGATGCCGCCGGAAAAAAATACGGTCAGCTTTCAGGCGGCCAGCAGCAAAGGGTATCGCTGGTGATTGCCACCATTCACGATCCGCAGCTGGTATTGCTCGATGAACCCACTACCGGTCTTGATCCGCAATCCCGCCGTCAGCTGTGGGAACGTATGGAAGCTATCCGGGAAAAAGGTTGCAGCGTATTGCTCACCACGCACTCCATGGAAGAAGCAGAAGCCGTCTGCGACCGCATCGCGATTATTGACCATGGCCGTGTTATTGCCATCGACGCTCCTGCAGCGCTGATAGCACAACATCAGCACGACCCGGAAGTCATCAGCGTTACCCGTAAAGGCAAAGTCACTCTAGAAGATGTATTTATCGGCCTTACCGGCCGGGCTGTTCGTTCCTGA
- a CDS encoding YdeI/OmpD-associated family protein, with protein MSQTDPRIDTYIQAAAPFAVPILTHLRKLVHKACPGATETIKWGFPHFEYAGSILCNMAAFKQHCSFGFWKAAAMKDPEKLFTPIGETGMGHFGKITQLKDLPADKLLLQYLKEAAALNEAGVVKTPSKTKTPATGSKQLDIPDYFLAALKKNKKALATFEAFSYSNKKEYVTWVTEAKTEKTQLERLATAVEWMAEGKIRNWKYVK; from the coding sequence ATGTCACAAACAGATCCACGTATAGACACCTACATTCAGGCCGCCGCTCCTTTCGCCGTGCCAATCCTCACACATCTGCGAAAGCTGGTACACAAAGCATGTCCGGGCGCTACAGAAACCATCAAATGGGGTTTTCCGCATTTCGAATATGCCGGCAGCATCCTTTGCAACATGGCCGCCTTCAAACAACATTGCAGTTTTGGATTCTGGAAAGCCGCGGCCATGAAAGACCCGGAAAAATTATTTACGCCGATCGGAGAAACCGGTATGGGACATTTCGGAAAGATCACCCAACTGAAAGACCTGCCGGCCGATAAACTACTCCTGCAGTACCTCAAAGAGGCCGCCGCTTTAAATGAAGCCGGGGTGGTAAAAACACCTTCCAAAACAAAAACACCGGCTACCGGTAGCAAACAACTGGATATACCCGACTACTTCCTGGCAGCCCTTAAGAAAAATAAAAAAGCGCTGGCTACTTTTGAAGCATTCAGCTACAGCAACAAAAAAGAATATGTTACCTGGGTAACAGAGGCCAAAACAGAGAAGACACAGCTGGAGCGACTGGCTACAGCGGTAGAATGGATGGCCGAAGGAAAGATACGGAACTGGAAATATGTGAAATAA
- a CDS encoding DUF5977 domain-containing protein — MFSSGMKRCLLIVFILLNIIVVKAQRRSPFSEVSIASPTAASLGKFVDMPVSYHTGSPQINIPIYEIESGPLKLPISLSYHPSGLKVIEPAGWAGAGWTLNAGGVITRTVMGAPDEKGTGTIDSEFGHFSEFGYNSYLYTADIQDWAAFAEGRKDGEPDLFFFNFNGYSGKFYFSDDRLPILVPEQDLKIEYSYSGTGSISSFIITTPDGTRYFFGATPSAIDTDPVEITNPMTIENGYGYSTTVSSWYLNKIESNDKVFTINLSYLPESYSYFSWSTFPISSYDVLNNKKEYGLVKIFQSGVKLDKITFSNGHMDFIAGETRTDLGGLLREFTDDVNTNAKTLGAINISNDRNFCKRWQFFYTYFEDNQTGLPGSSININTDRKRLKLDSLQELSCSASITLPPYKFDYYVEKVSRRLTFGIDHWGFYNGATSNQRLIPTYKVDNQIVPAADRNAAWPAMRGGALRSISYPTGGNTDFEFEAHRANISYTRDSYVNDTYLSIGYDGSNPLTVSKVVTLPAGMYSATLSSSNQGSNANLSVQDANGNAAFAMIAYSDASGPSIVYKTAYLAAGTYTIYLSKDCSNPSGVMTGVGANASVYQRIPISYTVDTIVGGLRIKQVTTREPVSGKDMITAYSYKAGNVSSAVVYSRPIYVQTVRNDLIRDLGYWNPATGYERSCSPQGCVACGGYPYYVSPNSLRPMATTQGTHLGYSEVKVTRTGNGYSVYRYYTGVPLGSPPNDVAVLEVNTNDCNNSIGNFPPAPLPFVDLRGELSGENHFREDNELLNERFYNYSFSAPVATTPAFIATYFKNYTTTMILGTNYKLSTTKKIQSIVTENNYDPASDSYQSTITTNDFQSPNHHEATNTTTTNSLGEELVVKSKYAFDFRTNCDAVTDCTPSYKITCDNCYTTYRSDIANCDPAVPYCITSVFLKYQKCLAQARASYVSCRRTNFTDPVNAYSTCLQTTINNAGPELKPILSLQRNYENAAVEISSWKNGKLLKSAFTRYDFASNPAGQVVPDKYQLINLTAPSTAFTAAGTSGTGITKDTRYKDEKSNEYSNGSVVQSLGRDGIPKSYLYDYQNVLPIAIATNASIDQIAYTSFEADGRGGWNFSGSYVNDNTAPTGTRCYNLSSGALSKSGLTTSVTYIVSYWTKNTSALTVAGTQGSPVKGRTTNGWTYFEHKVTGVTTLAISGAAQIDEVKLYPNDAQMRTFTHAPLIGISSESDFKDQVTYYVYDDLGRLSLIKDMNGNIRKMICYNNSGQPEDCGGVLFSNAALSREYTRNNCGVGFIGSKVIYAVQKGKYTAATQATADALAKADTSTQGQNYANAKGTCSKSFPNAATSKSFTRNNCGENYDGSSVLYEVPEGKYRAATQLEADNLAKADMEANGPNYANQHGSCYCNKEGYKEISGRCEKGERIDGVEEVGGGRCRNFHMYKFSDGSTSGKYYGSDAVCP, encoded by the coding sequence ATGTTTTCATCAGGCATGAAAAGATGTTTATTGATTGTATTTATACTGTTAAATATAATTGTTGTAAAAGCACAACGAAGAAGCCCTTTTTCAGAAGTAAGTATAGCATCTCCTACTGCCGCTTCTTTGGGCAAGTTTGTCGATATGCCGGTAAGCTACCACACCGGTAGCCCACAGATCAATATTCCGATTTACGAAATTGAATCCGGGCCATTGAAGCTTCCGATTAGCCTGAGTTATCATCCCTCGGGTTTAAAGGTGATAGAACCAGCCGGTTGGGCAGGTGCAGGATGGACACTTAATGCAGGTGGTGTTATTACACGAACTGTTATGGGAGCACCGGATGAAAAAGGTACTGGAACGATAGATAGTGAGTTCGGGCATTTCAGTGAATTTGGATACAATAGTTATTTATATACGGCTGATATACAGGATTGGGCTGCATTTGCTGAAGGTAGGAAAGATGGGGAGCCGGATTTGTTCTTTTTTAATTTTAACGGATATTCCGGAAAGTTTTACTTTTCTGATGATCGTCTTCCTATCCTTGTACCTGAACAGGATTTAAAGATTGAATATTCCTATTCCGGAACTGGTAGTATTTCCTCTTTTATCATTACAACACCAGACGGTACCAGGTATTTTTTTGGAGCTACTCCCAGTGCTATAGATACAGATCCTGTTGAAATCACAAACCCGATGACAATAGAAAATGGATATGGCTACAGCACGACTGTTTCCAGCTGGTATCTTAATAAAATTGAATCAAATGATAAAGTATTTACTATTAACCTGAGCTATCTGCCGGAGTCCTATAGTTACTTTTCCTGGTCTACATTTCCTATATCCAGTTATGATGTCCTAAATAATAAAAAGGAATATGGTCTTGTTAAAATCTTCCAGAGCGGGGTTAAGTTGGATAAGATCACATTTTCCAATGGCCATATGGATTTTATAGCGGGAGAAACAAGAACTGATCTTGGCGGCTTGTTACGCGAATTTACGGATGATGTGAACACCAATGCGAAAACCCTGGGGGCTATCAATATCTCAAATGATAGGAATTTCTGTAAAAGGTGGCAATTTTTTTACACCTATTTTGAAGATAATCAAACAGGCTTACCTGGCAGTTCGATCAATATTAATACAGATCGAAAGCGGTTAAAACTGGATAGCTTACAGGAGTTGTCCTGTAGTGCATCAATCACATTACCACCTTATAAATTTGATTATTACGTTGAAAAAGTTTCCCGCAGGTTAACGTTTGGTATTGATCATTGGGGATTCTATAATGGGGCTACATCGAACCAGCGATTAATTCCGACCTACAAAGTGGATAACCAAATAGTACCAGCTGCAGACAGAAATGCTGCCTGGCCCGCCATGAGAGGAGGGGCTTTGCGTAGCATATCCTATCCAACAGGAGGGAATACAGATTTCGAATTTGAAGCACATAGAGCGAATATAAGTTACACACGGGATTCTTACGTTAATGATACCTATTTGTCGATTGGATATGATGGTAGTAATCCCCTTACTGTTTCTAAAGTGGTTACACTTCCCGCAGGGATGTATTCAGCTACGTTATCCAGTTCTAATCAGGGTAGCAATGCGAATCTGTCAGTCCAAGATGCTAATGGAAATGCTGCTTTCGCAATGATTGCTTATTCGGATGCTTCAGGCCCTAGCATTGTATATAAAACAGCTTATTTGGCAGCAGGAACCTATACCATTTACCTGAGTAAAGACTGCTCAAATCCAAGTGGTGTAATGACAGGAGTTGGAGCTAACGCATCAGTATACCAGCGTATTCCCATATCATATACTGTAGATACTATTGTTGGTGGATTAAGGATTAAGCAGGTCACAACGCGTGAACCGGTATCAGGAAAAGATATGATTACTGCTTACTCTTACAAAGCCGGTAACGTTTCTTCTGCTGTTGTTTACAGTCGCCCTATCTATGTTCAGACTGTCCGTAATGATCTGATCAGGGATTTGGGGTATTGGAATCCCGCTACCGGATATGAGCGCAGCTGTAGTCCACAGGGCTGTGTAGCCTGCGGAGGGTATCCTTATTATGTATCGCCCAATAGTTTGCGACCGATGGCTACCACGCAGGGCACCCATTTAGGTTATAGTGAAGTAAAAGTAACGCGAACCGGAAATGGTTATAGTGTTTATCGATATTATACAGGTGTACCTTTAGGATCGCCCCCTAATGATGTAGCTGTGCTGGAAGTAAATACCAACGATTGCAATAATTCAATTGGAAATTTTCCGCCAGCACCTTTGCCCTTTGTTGATTTGCGGGGTGAATTGTCAGGTGAAAACCATTTTCGTGAAGATAATGAACTATTGAATGAACGGTTTTATAACTATTCCTTTTCTGCTCCTGTTGCTACTACTCCCGCATTTATTGCTACATACTTTAAAAACTATACCACCACTATGATATTGGGAACTAACTATAAATTGTCAACGACGAAAAAAATTCAAAGTATAGTAACTGAAAATAATTACGACCCGGCTTCGGATAGTTATCAGAGTACCATTACCACCAATGATTTCCAGAGTCCCAATCATCATGAAGCTACCAATACGACCACCACTAATTCTTTAGGAGAAGAACTAGTGGTAAAAAGTAAGTATGCTTTTGATTTCAGAACGAATTGTGATGCAGTGACAGACTGTACGCCATCCTATAAAATAACCTGTGATAACTGCTATACGACGTATCGCAGCGATATAGCTAATTGTGACCCTGCCGTTCCTTATTGTATAACAAGCGTTTTTTTGAAATATCAAAAATGCCTTGCCCAGGCAAGGGCCAGCTATGTTAGTTGTCGCAGAACCAATTTCACAGACCCTGTAAATGCCTACAGTACCTGTTTGCAGACAACGATCAATAATGCAGGTCCGGAGCTGAAACCTATATTGTCCCTGCAACGCAATTATGAAAATGCGGCTGTAGAGATTTCGTCCTGGAAAAATGGAAAACTACTCAAATCAGCTTTTACCAGGTATGATTTTGCCTCCAATCCTGCCGGGCAGGTAGTACCGGATAAATACCAGTTAATTAATCTCACAGCTCCTTCTACTGCATTTACTGCAGCAGGGACCAGTGGCACCGGAATTACCAAAGACACACGTTATAAGGATGAGAAATCGAATGAATACAGTAATGGGAGTGTGGTACAATCACTGGGAAGAGATGGTATCCCGAAATCCTATCTGTACGATTATCAGAACGTCTTACCCATCGCTATTGCTACCAATGCCAGTATTGATCAAATAGCCTATACCTCGTTTGAGGCAGATGGTCGTGGCGGCTGGAATTTTTCCGGTAGCTATGTAAATGACAATACTGCGCCTACAGGAACCAGATGTTATAATTTAAGTTCCGGAGCCCTTAGTAAAAGTGGGTTAACAACATCAGTTACCTATATAGTTTCTTACTGGACTAAAAATACAAGTGCACTTACGGTTGCTGGCACACAGGGGAGTCCGGTAAAAGGAAGAACCACAAACGGCTGGACTTATTTCGAACATAAAGTAACAGGCGTCACAACCCTTGCCATCAGCGGGGCCGCTCAGATTGACGAAGTAAAACTTTATCCGAATGATGCTCAAATGAGAACCTTTACCCATGCACCTTTAATAGGTATTTCCAGTGAATCTGATTTTAAGGACCAGGTTACCTATTATGTCTATGATGATCTTGGCCGGCTCAGCTTAATAAAGGATATGAATGGAAATATCCGGAAAATGATCTGCTATAATAATAGCGGTCAACCGGAAGATTGTGGTGGAGTATTGTTTTCAAATGCTGCCCTTAGCCGGGAATACACCCGGAATAATTGTGGTGTCGGATTTATCGGTAGTAAGGTAATCTACGCTGTTCAGAAGGGAAAATATACAGCTGCTACCCAGGCAACAGCAGATGCACTGGCTAAAGCAGATACCAGCACACAAGGACAGAATTATGCCAATGCAAAGGGGACTTGCAGCAAATCATTTCCCAATGCAGCTACAAGCAAAAGTTTTACCCGGAATAACTGTGGTGAAAACTATGACGGGAGTTCAGTTTTGTATGAGGTGCCGGAGGGTAAGTACCGTGCCGCAACTCAGCTGGAGGCGGATAACCTGGCAAAAGCTGATATGGAAGCCAACGGACCTAACTATGCCAATCAGCATGGCAGTTGTTATTGCAACAAAGAAGGATATAAAGAGATAAGCGGAAGATGTGAAAAAGGAGAGCGCATTGACGGTGTTGAAGAGGTAGGTGGCGGCCGTTGTCGAAACTTCCATATGTATAAATTCTCAGATGGTAGTACCAGTGGTAAATATTATGGTAGTGACGCTGTTTGTCCTTAA
- a CDS encoding sensor histidine kinase, with amino-acid sequence MLSIKQDLYVAVIFISLLVIVLGLVVVAAVINYKKKQEAYLHQLKLMKEDYDKQLMWSQIEMQEEAFAHLGQELHDDIGQLLSSTKLLINVTQRNLATVPDTLNTAEQTLSTAIHHLRALSKSFSRQWLDQFSLVENLRAEVERINTSRAIVVKFTHEMAELPLQAEPQIILFRIIQEAMQNCIKHARPQVIDISLRMDENTLILIIADDGAGFDKTSMSSIGMGIRNMQHRTQLLGGTIQWEVTTAGGTAVLIKLPVD; translated from the coding sequence ATGCTTTCGATCAAACAGGATCTCTATGTAGCCGTCATATTTATTTCGTTACTGGTCATCGTATTGGGACTGGTAGTGGTGGCGGCTGTGATTAATTACAAAAAGAAACAGGAAGCTTACCTTCATCAGCTGAAATTAATGAAAGAAGACTATGACAAACAGCTGATGTGGTCACAGATTGAAATGCAGGAAGAGGCATTTGCCCACCTCGGACAAGAACTGCATGATGATATTGGCCAACTTCTAAGTAGCACCAAGCTGTTAATTAATGTAACCCAACGAAACCTGGCAACAGTGCCGGATACCCTGAATACGGCAGAACAGACGCTCAGTACTGCCATTCATCACCTGCGGGCATTGTCCAAATCATTCAGCCGTCAGTGGCTCGACCAGTTCAGTCTGGTGGAGAATCTCCGGGCAGAAGTAGAAAGGATCAATACCAGCCGTGCCATAGTAGTGAAGTTTACCCATGAGATGGCGGAACTGCCTTTACAGGCCGAACCCCAGATCATTTTGTTCCGGATAATCCAGGAAGCTATGCAAAACTGTATCAAACATGCCCGCCCTCAGGTCATTGATATCAGTTTACGCATGGACGAAAACACCCTGATCCTGATTATTGCGGACGACGGCGCAGGTTTTGATAAGACAAGTATGTCATCCATTGGTATGGGCATCCGCAACATGCAACATCGGACACAATTGCTCGGAGGTACTATACAATGGGAGGTAACTACTGCTGGCGGCACTGCCGTATTGATAAAATTACCCGTTGATTAA
- a CDS encoding response regulator transcription factor — protein MNITIGIADDHQLFLKSLSLLITSFNGFSIVAEAMNGKDLMDKIANLPAPPDIVLLDVNMPVMDGMKTTAALNKRYPGIKLAALSMKDNDATIIDMLKAGCCAYLLKDIHPAELEKALHEIHTVGHYHNDMANVNYRRLLLQSEQKQTLTDREREFLSLACSDLTYKAIALKMNVTERTVDGYREILFNKLNVQSRTGMVLEALRRQLITL, from the coding sequence ATGAACATCACTATCGGTATTGCGGACGATCATCAGTTATTCCTTAAATCCCTCAGTTTACTGATCACGAGCTTTAACGGTTTCTCCATTGTTGCAGAAGCCATGAACGGAAAAGACCTGATGGATAAAATTGCCAATCTGCCGGCCCCTCCGGATATCGTGTTGCTGGATGTAAACATGCCTGTAATGGACGGTATGAAAACAACCGCCGCGCTGAATAAACGTTACCCGGGAATTAAACTGGCTGCTTTATCCATGAAGGATAATGACGCTACCATCATTGATATGCTGAAAGCAGGCTGCTGTGCCTACCTGCTCAAAGATATTCATCCGGCAGAACTGGAAAAAGCGCTCCACGAAATACACACGGTGGGGCATTATCACAACGATATGGCCAACGTAAATTATCGCCGCCTGCTGCTGCAATCGGAACAGAAACAAACCCTCACCGACCGCGAAAGAGAGTTTCTGAGCCTTGCCTGCAGTGATCTGACCTATAAAGCCATCGCTCTTAAAATGAATGTCACGGAGCGAACGGTAGATGGTTACCGGGAGATACTTTTCAATAAACTTAATGTACAAAGCCGTACTGGTATGGTGCTGGAAGCCTTACGCCGCCAGCTGATTACCCTGTAA
- a CDS encoding ABC transporter permease, whose translation MQRSIPKTSAVLSALLRADFITQWRNRRSFRLVLLVPVIILISWKGLVAKMGGEFVLAACITIGLTSIGLMGYSNSIARDRDRGIFQRLRVGPVSSWAIMISRIVVQIAMIFIMTLLIFVVGYTVDHIALSPLGYLFGMLISLVGGALYLSLGQVIVGPIKNPETVNTTTRLVYFVFIMVGMFGEFGILGDVVKDLVIWSPYGVVKAILAGSLQPASWNMHTSLSLLATLGYTVVFAILGIKWFRWSNK comes from the coding sequence ATGCAAAGAAGTATTCCTAAAACATCGGCTGTATTATCAGCCTTGCTGCGTGCAGACTTTATTACCCAATGGCGCAACCGCCGCTCTTTCCGGCTGGTATTACTGGTGCCTGTTATCATACTTATTTCCTGGAAAGGACTGGTGGCGAAAATGGGCGGCGAATTCGTACTGGCCGCCTGTATCACCATCGGACTTACCAGCATTGGCCTGATGGGTTATTCCAATAGCATTGCGCGCGATCGCGACAGGGGCATCTTCCAGCGGCTACGTGTAGGCCCGGTATCTTCCTGGGCCATCATGATCAGCCGGATCGTTGTGCAGATTGCCATGATCTTCATTATGACCCTGCTGATTTTCGTAGTGGGGTATACGGTAGATCACATTGCCTTGTCGCCGCTGGGATACCTTTTCGGTATGCTCATATCCCTGGTAGGAGGGGCGCTGTACCTGAGCCTTGGCCAGGTCATTGTAGGGCCTATTAAAAATCCGGAGACCGTCAACACTACTACCCGGCTGGTTTATTTTGTATTTATCATGGTAGGGATGTTTGGTGAATTTGGTATACTGGGCGATGTGGTGAAAGACCTGGTGATATGGTCGCCTTATGGTGTGGTGAAAGCCATCCTCGCCGGCAGTCTGCAACCTGCTTCCTGGAATATGCATACCTCCCTGTCGCTGCTGGCCACCCTGGGATATACCGTGGTCTTTGCCATACTGGGTATTAAGTGGTTCCGCTGGAGCAATAAATAA
- a CDS encoding arylsulfatase translates to MNADMIKQTTLLLLTVLTAFIRVQAQSKPNIIFIYADDLGYAETGAYGQQKIKTPHLDRLAKEGVRFTQFYTSTPVCAPARCMLLTGRHSGHSYIRGNYELGGFPDSLEGGQMPLPEGTVTIGTMLQKAGYTTAAIGKWGLGMHTNTGDPNKQGFNYFYGYLDQKQSHNFYPSHLWENGQADSLPNPYINVHQPLNPATATPADFDGYKGKSYAVDAMTQKATQFIRQHQQQPFFLYLPYTIPHVSLQVPDSALQPYLGQFAEKPYYGQQGYAPHRYPLSAYAAMITYLDTQVGIIMQQVAQLGLDKNTIILFSSDNGTTFNGGVNAAFFNSTGGLKGLKMDLYEGGIREPLIARWPGKIPAGKTVDIPGVQYDLMATFAAIAGVPAPPNDGISLLPAMTGNNRQQANRNYLYFEYPEKGGAVAIRIGKWKAIKNGLKQNRHQPWELYDLEADPGEQHNLAAAHKDLLPQFDRIVQQEHRPAHIREWEFLDPKVK, encoded by the coding sequence ATGAATGCAGATATGATCAAACAAACCACGTTATTGCTACTGACAGTATTAACGGCTTTCATCCGTGTACAGGCACAATCGAAGCCCAACATCATCTTCATTTATGCAGATGACCTGGGCTATGCAGAAACCGGCGCATACGGACAACAAAAGATAAAGACACCCCACCTCGACCGGCTCGCAAAGGAAGGCGTACGCTTCACGCAGTTTTATACCAGCACGCCGGTATGTGCGCCGGCCCGTTGTATGTTGCTGACAGGGCGACATAGCGGTCATTCGTATATCAGAGGAAACTATGAACTGGGCGGTTTCCCGGACTCACTGGAAGGCGGACAGATGCCCCTGCCGGAAGGTACCGTTACCATCGGCACCATGCTGCAAAAGGCCGGCTACACGACGGCCGCTATAGGCAAATGGGGCCTGGGCATGCATACCAATACCGGCGATCCCAATAAACAGGGCTTCAATTATTTCTATGGCTACCTCGATCAGAAGCAGTCGCACAACTTCTACCCTTCCCACCTGTGGGAAAACGGCCAGGCAGACAGTTTACCGAATCCCTATATCAACGTACATCAGCCACTGAATCCGGCGACGGCCACACCGGCTGATTTCGATGGCTACAAAGGGAAAAGCTATGCCGTGGATGCCATGACGCAGAAGGCGACGCAGTTCATCCGGCAACATCAGCAGCAACCGTTCTTTTTGTACCTGCCCTATACGATCCCGCACGTGTCGCTGCAGGTGCCGGATAGCGCCTTGCAGCCGTACCTCGGACAGTTTGCAGAAAAGCCCTATTACGGCCAGCAGGGCTATGCACCTCACCGCTACCCGTTGTCGGCCTATGCAGCGATGATTACCTACCTGGATACCCAGGTGGGCATCATTATGCAACAGGTAGCACAGCTGGGATTGGATAAAAACACCATTATCCTGTTTTCCAGCGATAATGGCACCACTTTCAACGGAGGGGTGAACGCTGCCTTCTTTAATAGCACCGGCGGCTTAAAAGGCTTAAAAATGGACTTGTATGAAGGCGGCATCCGCGAGCCGCTGATCGCCCGTTGGCCGGGAAAAATCCCTGCCGGCAAAACGGTGGATATACCAGGCGTACAATACGACCTGATGGCCACCTTTGCGGCCATCGCAGGTGTACCTGCCCCACCCAATGATGGGATCTCCCTGTTGCCGGCGATGACGGGCAACAACCGGCAGCAGGCCAACAGAAACTACCTCTATTTTGAATATCCGGAGAAAGGAGGTGCGGTAGCCATCCGCATAGGTAAATGGAAAGCCATCAAAAACGGGTTAAAGCAAAACCGGCATCAACCCTGGGAACTATACGACCTGGAAGCCGATCCTGGGGAACAACATAACCTGGCGGCTGCGCATAAAGATTTACTGCCACAGTTCGATCGGATCGTGCAACAGGAACACCGGCCGGCACATATCCGGGAATGGGAGTTCCTGGACCCGAAAGTGAAGTAA